The DNA window ATTCATCCTCACTCAAAACCTTTACCCCAAGCTGCTGCGCCTTTGTCAGTTTTGAGCCCGCGTTTTCGCCAACCACCACATAATCGGTTTTTTTCGACACCGATGATGATGCTTTTCCTGCTCGTTGTTCGATAAGCTCTTTGGCCTCTTCACGGGTGAAACGCTCGAGTGTTCCGGTAATGACGAATGTTTTACCGGAAAAAGGGCCTTCACGTTGAGATCGAGGTTTACCTTTGAGATTAAGCCCGTACTCTCGAAACCGTTCAATGAGTTCCCGGTTCTGCGGCCGGTCGAAATAGAGGCGGATACTCTGTGCCATGCGAGGCCCGATACCATCGATGGCTTCCAGTTTTTCGGCGGGTATGTCATAAAGGTCACGGATATCATCAAAATGTCGGGAGAGGATTTTTGCCGCCTGCGCGCCGACCATGCGGATTCCCAGGCCATGGAGCAACTTGTCAACCGGATTGCTTTTAGATTTTTCAAGCGCTTCAAGTACATTCTGCGCCGATTTTTCGCCCATTCGTTCGAGTGATGCCAGCCGGTCCTGTTGCAGAGTATACAAATCTGCCGGAGTATGAACCAGATCATTGTCGATAAGCTGCTTAATGAGTGCCGGACCCAGGGTGTCGATATTCATGGCGGTGCGAGACACGAAATGAGTCAGGGAGGCGAATATCTGGTCCGGACAGGAGGAGTTGAGACACCGGAGCGCCACTTCACCCTCGATTCTGTCGAGCGTCGATCCGCAGGAGGGGCATCGCCCGGGCGGTGAATAGGGTTCGGTATCAGGAGGACGTTTTTCGGTGAGTACTTTATTTACCTTGGGAATTATTTCTCCGCCCTTTTCAATTTCAACCGCGTCGCCAACCCTGATGTCAAGACGAGCGGTTTCATCGTAGTTGTGAAGGGTCGCGTTCCGGATTGTGGTGCCGGCCAGCGCGACCGGTTCCAGCCGTGCTACCGGGGTGATCACCCCGGTCCGTCCGACCCGCGAATCGAGGCCGGTCACCCGGGTTACCGCTGTTTCAGGCTGATACTTATAGGCAATTACCCAGCGGGGGCTTTTGGCTGTTGCCCCCAGACGACGCTGTTGGTCGAAATTGTCGACCTTCATAACAACACCATCCACCGGAAAATCCAGATCAAACCGTTCCCGTCCCCATCCCTCGCAGAACGCAATGACCTGTTCTGTTGTTGTAAGAACGCCCGAATTGATGATTACCGGAAATCCGATGCTTGAGAGAAACCGGATATTTTCAAAGTGACTTTTTTGATGATTTTCCGAGAGGAGATAATGGGCATAGAATGAGAGGTGCCGTCGGGCAACTTCCCTCGGATCCTGAAGTTTCAGGGTTCCGGCAGTCGTATTGCGGGGATTCTGCATCGGTTTCTGTCCACTTTCGATTATCGACTCATTGAGTTTTTGAAAATTATCGAAGGTCATGAAAACCTCTCCCCGGACCTCAAAGGATGCGGTATAATCGACCTTCAGGGGAATAGATCGGATTGTCTTGATATTGGGTGTAACATCATCACCCACAATCCCGTCACCCCGGGTTATCGCCCGTTGCAAACGACCGTTTTCATAGCGGAGAGCAGCGGCAACCCCATCGATTTTAAGCTCTCCACAAAGATTAATGGATTCGCCGGGAAGCAATTTTGAGATCCGGTTTATCCACTCGCCTATTTCATTTTCGGAGTAGGTGTTCTCAATGCTCATCATGGGGACACTGTGCCGGACCTTGGGGAATTCTTTAGTAAGGTCGTTCCCGATACGTCGGGTTGGTGAATCGGGAGACTGATACTGAGGATTTTCTTTTTCGAGACGGCTCAGTTCGGCATAGAGCGCATCGTAGTCTCTGTCGGAAATCAGCGATTCACCCCGGCCGTAATAGGCGGCATCGTAGGTGTTGATTTGCCGCCGCAGTTCGGCAATTCTTTCTTTAACATCAGACATGCACTTCAACCTCGATCTCTTCAAAGGCAAGCGCGGCCGCGCCGATTGCACCGGCGTCTTCGCCCAGCTCCGACTCAACCAGGTCGCAGAGTTCCCACAGCTGTTGCCAGCAGTATTTCGGAATATGACGAGCGACTGTATCAAGAATAATATGACCGGCTTTCATGACTCCGCCACCCAGGATAACACGGTCGGGTGAAAGGGTATTGATAATAATTCCGATAGCATGGGCCAGTTTTTCACAGGCGATTTCGTTAATATATTGTCCGAATGGATCGCTGTCTTTGGCATAATCGTACACAAGCTTTGCACTAAGCGATTCGGGTGTTTCAAGAGCAATTCTTTTAAGGGTGCTCGGTATATCGGATTCGAATTTCATGGCCAGCATTTTAGCTAAATTTACGATTCCGGTTGCCGATGCATACTGTTCCACACATCCTTTGTGGCCACAGGTGCAGGGAAGCCCATTGGGATCGACCATAATATGGCCGATTTCACCTGCCATGCCGTGGCTGCCCTTATACACTTTGCCGTTAATCACGATACCGCCGCCGATACCGGTTCCAAGGGCAAAGCAGACCATGTTTTTTATTCCTTTACCTGCGCCGTATTTCGCTTCGGCAAGGGCAGTAATGGTGACATCGTTGGTGGCAGTCGTTTTCAAACCGAATTGCTGCATGATCGGATCGTAGATATTGGTACCTTTCCATCCCGGAAGGTTTTCGGCACCGCCAAGAACCGTACCGTCGTCATCGACAAAGCCGGGAGTCCCAAGCCCTACGCCGATACAGGATTCGGAAGACCCTTCTTTTTTTAGGAGCTTTTCGATTAACGTAAGAATATTTTCCAGCACCTTTGTGCCGCCTTCCTGTCCGCCTGTGGGGACACGGGTCAGATGACGAAAGCTGCCGTCACCCTCCATGATGATCCCTTTCAGGTTTGTGCCTCCTAAATCGATACCGATTGCAAAATTTTTCATACACTCCTCACGTAATAACTTCTTTAATACACTCGAATACTAAAAAAATATGTTTCTCATACCCACAAAAAGATTATTTTTCTCAGGTGCCGACAACAATTCGAATAATTAACGACCCACCAAATGCCGCATCCTTTAATATGGCGGCGGACCTGTTTCTGTTGGAACAATGCCGTGTATCGAATATAATTTACCTTCGGGTCTATCGTTGGTCTCCACCGGCAATCAGCCTTGGTTACCGTGAAAATCCGGAGAAAACACTCGATTTTGAGGCCATGGAACGGGATGGTATCGACTGGATTCGGCGGTCGACCGGTGGACGGGCGGTGTTGCATGATGAGGACATCACCTACAGCATCATCTTTCCAAAAGGAATCACCGGGATGGGCGGGTCTATTCCTCAAACCTATAACCTGATTTCACAATGTCTACAGGACGGCTTCCGCCGCTGTGGCATTAGGAGTTCTTCGCATGATTCGGCTCCCGATATCGTTCGGGAGAGGACTGCGGTGAGGCTCCCCTGTTTTCTGGCGCCCAACCGGGATGAAATTATGGTGGGTAACAAAAAAATGGTTGGTTCCGCCCAGAAACGGACCGCCCATGCCGTGCTCCAGCATGGTTCGATCCCCTATACCGATGCATACCGGAATCTCCCGGACTATCTTCTGCTGCCGGCGGAACAGCGGAACACCCAGAAAAGAATCCTTGCCCGAAAATGTGCCTGTGTCCGGGAAATTGCCCCATCCTGCACACAAGAAACTGTTGTCGATAATCTGATTCAGGGTTTTGTGCAGACGCTGCCGTTTAATCCCCAGACAGAAAATTGGAACCGGAAGGAAAAAGAAATCATTTCGGCAATGGCCCGTAGTGATGCCTTTGCGGAAAAATGGAAATCATTACATAAGGCGCATATATAGCCGCCGGCCGGCGTGCTACTTGAAGTATATGTGAACTTTGTTATAGTTTAGTAGCAATTACTATTGCCCTGTTGATAACGAAAGGAGCACTTAATGCGCTTTAAAGGATTCGTCATAATAACTGCAGCAGCACTGATATCCCTTGTGGGGTGCGGTTCCATAAAAGATAGGAAAGCATCCAAAGTCGAGGGTATCGATTATATGGCGCTGCAGAAAAAAGCCGAAACGTTTGTTCCCGAGATCGGAACGTACGGTGGAGAGTTGATAATGTCAACAATTTCGGATCCTAAATCTTTCAACCCCATTACCGCTACGGAAACATCGACCAGTGAATTTACCCAGTATATTTATGAAGGGCTTACCCGCATTGACGGGGTGACGAGGATGCCCGAGCCCAATCTTGCCGAGAGCTGGGAGGTTTCGGAGGACGGACTCACCTGGATTTTTCATATTCGAAAAGGAGTCCTCTGGTCCGACAGCGTGCCGTTCAGCGCCTATGATGTCGAATTCTCCTTTAATGATCTGATTTACAACGAAGATATCAACCCGAACTCGGCTCGGGATATACTACTGATTGAAGGTAAGAAAATTGAAGTAACCCCGCTGGACAGCCACCGGGTAAAATTCGTACTCCCCACTCCCTTCGCTCCTTTTCTCCGCACTGTCAATGGCGGTGTGGCGCCGATCCTTCCAAAGCACCGGTATGAAAAGTTTGTAAAATCGGGGACCTTTTCCAATGCCCTTGGTATCCAGACGCCGCCCGATTCGATGGTGGGAACCGGGAAGTTTTTGCTCGATTCGTATGTTTCTTCACAAAAAGTGACCTTCCGCAGAAATCCTCTCTACTGGGAAAAAGATTCGGCCGGCAACCGGCTGCCCTATCTTGATCGCCTTGTCTATATGATTGTCAGCGATCAAAATACGGAGTTGCTCCGGTTCAAGCGGGGAGAAATCGATGTGCTTGCAGCAAAAGGGGAAGATTATCCGGGGCTGAAAAAAGAAGAGGCTAAAAGCAACTATACGGTGTTCCGTCTCGGACCGGCAACGGGAAGCAGCTTTCTCTTTTTTAATCAGAACACCCTTACCGATTCCGAAACCGGCAAGCCCTATGTGGACCCGGTCAAGCAATCATGGTTCCGCAACCCTCGATTTCGAAAAGCTGTGGCCCATGCCCTTGATAAAGAAAGCATGATCCGTATTGTCATGAACGGCCTGGGGTATCCTCAGTGGGGTCCGATGACTCCTTCTGAAGGGTATTTTTATAACCCCGATGTTCCCCGGCAGGAATATGACCTTGAGAAGGCAAAGAAAATACTTGCCGATGAAGGATTCAAGGATTCGGACGGTGATGGTATTCTCGAGGATGCTGATGGAAACACGGTCGAATTTTCCTTTATTACCAACAGTGGGAATAATGTGCGGGTAAAGATTGCCGAAATAATCCGGAAAGACCTGGAAACGCTTGGATTTAAAGTTCATTTCCAACAGATGGAGTTCAACAGTCTGGTACAGAGAATCGATAACCGTCCGTTTAACTGGGATGCTATTCTTTTAGGACTTACCGGCGGTCCCGAGCCCCATTTCGGTAAAAATGTCTGGCATTCATCCGGGACACTCCACATGTGGTTTCCCCGCCAGAAAGAGCCATCGACTGAATGGGAAGCAACAATCGACACCCTCTTTGTATCGGGAGTCAAGGAGCTTGACAAGGCTCAGCGAAAAGCGATCTATGATGAATGGCAGCGTGTTGCGGCCGAAAAGCTACCGCTTATTTATACGGTGTTGAACGAAAGAACCGTCTGTATTTCCAATAAATTCAAGAATATTAATCCGTCACCCAACGGCGGCGTACTCCATAATATAGAAAAAATCTATATCGATACCGAAAAACAGTAATGCGTGATGAAATAATCCGGAGGATGCTGATATCCATACCTCAGCTCCTCATAATGTCTTTTATTGCCTTTCTTTTTATCGATCTCGCGCCGGGAGATATCCTGGCCAAGTACCGGTTTGATCCCCGTATTTCGTCGGAGACCGTTGAAAAGATCGAGGAAAAGTATCATTTTGATGATCCGGCGATTATCCAGTTCGGTTACTGGCTGATGCGTCTGGTTCGCCTGGATCTTGGCTATTCTTTTTCCAGGGAGGCCAATGTTTCTGCGGTCATTGCCGAGCGTTTTTTAAACACCCTCACGCTCTCGTTTTTTTCGATCCTCCTGACCTGGCTCGTTGCGGTGCCGCTGGGGATCTATGCGGCGGTGCGTCAATATTCATGGGGTGACCGGATCATGTCGGTTATCTCTTATTTCGGCATGTCGCTTCCCAGCTTTTTTCTCGCCTTGCTTTTAATGTACACCGTGTATGTGGGACGTGACCTTCCGATCATATCCGCCCTGCCCATGGGGGGCATGATTTCATCGAATTACGAGCAGCTTTCCTGGCCCCTGAAAATCGTCGACCGGGCTGCGCATCTGATTCTTCCGGTGATCATCCTGACAATTCACGCCCTGGCAGGACTCCAGCGTATCAGCAGAGGGAATATGCTCGAAGAATTACGGAAGCAATATGTGATTACCGCCCGGGCAAAAGGGCTTCCCGAAAACAAAGTGATCTACAAGCATGCCTTACGGAATGCCATAAACCCCCTTATCACGTTGTTTGGTTTTTCCTTTTCTTCCTTGTTGAGCGGCGCGGCACTGGTGGAGATCATTATCAACTGGCCGGGCATGGGAAGCCTCATGCTGGCCGCGGTGCGGGCCCAGGATACGTTTCTGGTTATGGGGAGCATGCTCATGGGCGGGGTGATGCTTATTCTCGGGAACCTCCTGGCGGATATCCTTCTGGTTGTGGCCGATCCGAGGATGCGAAAATGAATGTGCTGAAAGATAAACGGATAACAAAGAAATTTCTGCGCCATCCGCTGGCAATTCCGGGCCTTGTTATTCTCTGTGTTCTTTACTTCATAATGATATTCGCCGAGTTTTTCGCGCCCTACCATTATGATAATGCCAACCGGGGTAATTCCTATGTTCCGCCCGGCAAAATCCATTTTGTTCACAATGGAGAGTTCAGGATCAGACCTTTTGTGTATCCATATACTTATACCTTTAATAAATATTACGAACGAGTATATGTGGAGGATACAAGTCGTCCATACCCGCTCACGTTGTTTGCCGAAGGGGATGAAGTAAAGTTGTGGGGAATAATTCCCCTTTCCCGTCATTTGTTTGGTGTTAAAGGAAATCCTTCCGATTGTCGTTTTTATCTGATGGGCGGCGACAGTGTCGGACGCGATCTTTTTTCACGTATCATTTACGGTGCCAGGGTATCGCTGACCGTGGGGTTTTTCGGGGTTATCATTACTTTCTTTCTTGGATTTCTGGTTGGCGGCCTGTCGGGCTACTACGGAGGCAAAGTCGACTGGGTGCTCATGCGATTTACCGAGTGTTTTATGCTGGTGCCCGGATTTTTTCTCATGCTTGCTCTCCGCAGTGCCTTTCCGATTACCCTGTCGTCGATACAGGTCTATTTTCTTATCGTTATCATCATGAGTTTTATCAGCTGGGCCGGTTTTGCACGGGTTATTCGAGGGATGGCCCTCTCGATCAGTAAGAGAGATTTTGTTACTGCGGCACGGGCAATCGGTGCATCGGATTTATCGATCATATTCAAACATATTCTACCACAGACCCTTTCCTATGCCATTGTTTCGCTCACCCTGTCGATACCGGCATATATCCTCGGGGAATCATCCCTCAGCCTTATCGGGCTTGGCATTCAGGATCCCCATGCCAGTTGGGGTAATCTGCTCAGTGCAGCAATGAATATATCCGAAATTCAGTATCATCCCTGGATACTGATACCGGGTGTTTTTATTTTCGTTTCGGTCATGGCCTTTAATTTTGTGGGTGACGGTTTGCGGGATGCGACGGATCCCAACCGGTAAAATTGTTCCCGTAGAATATATACGGAAAAGCTCGAAAAAGACGGAAATCCCCAATCGCACCGATGAAATGGCACCGTATCGTTGCGATTAGTATTTTTTATTGTAGAGGGGAAGGATCTGGTGGTCCAGCTGGTCTTCAAAACCAGTAGCGGGCGGATAAAACCGTCTGTGGCAGGTTCGATTCCTGCCCTCTCTGATTTTTTTATTTCGGTTTCCCTCGGAAATGTGTCGATTGATGCAATGCCTCTTTAAATATATCGCAGGTAATCTCCAAAAATGGAAAATCGATCGAAATAATCCGGATCATCTTCCTGATAGTAACACTGTTTTTGATTAGGATGAATAATTTTATTGTGAATTCTAATATGAATAATTTCCGCAACATTCCCAGCATCGATTCTCTGCTGAATTCCTCTGAATTGAAAGAGACAATTCCCGAATACGGCAGAGACCTTGTGCTCTATGCTGCCCGCATTGTGGTAGGAGAATTGAGAGATACTCTCCGCGCAGGTAAAAACGTTCCTTCGCCGGGTTCAATTATTACTCGAATTATCGACCGTGTCCGCACAATAGCATCGCCGTCCCTGAAACCGGTTGTCAATGCTACCGGGGTCATTCTCCACACGAATATCGGCCGCGCGCCTCTGGGGAAAGCGGTTCTTGAAGACATTGCACCGATTGTCGCGGGGTATTCGAATGTTGAGTTCGATCTTTACAAAGGACGGCGCGGAAACCGAAACGATCATCTTTCCGGGTTGTTCTCCTATTTAACCGGCGCGGAGGATGCGATTGTTGTCAACAATAATGCGGCAGGACTCATACTGGTGTTGAGTACCTTTGCAAAGAATAAAGAGGTGATTATATCCCGTGGCGAATTAATCGAGATCGGCGGTTCGTTCCGTATACCCGAGATCATGGCCGCAGGCGGGGCAAAGATGATTGAGGTCGGTACCACAAACAGGACTCGCCTTTCCGATTATGAACAGGCGTTATCTCCGGAGACGGCTTTAATTTTCAAAGCCCATCGCTCGAACTATGCGGTAACCGGTTTTACCGAAGAGGCGTCACTTACCGGGCTGGCTTCCTTTGCACACAGTAAGGGAGTGCCCTTTGTGTATGACATCGGTTCGGGGCTTCTGAGAAAGCCCTCCTGCGGGCCGGTGGAGAAGGAGCCTGATGTCAGCGACGCCCTTGCTGCAGGCGTTGATCTGGTCTGTTTCAGTTGTGATAAACTCCTTGGTGGACCGCAGGGCGGAGTAATCGCCGGCAAGTCGGAACTCGTTTCAGTCTTGAAAAAAGCGCCGCTCATGCGTGCGCTGCGGGTAGGAAAGTTAACTATTGCCGCCTTGACCAGTGCATGCAGAAATTATCTCAGTGATGAACGGCTACTCGCTCGAAATCCCGCTTTTACAATGTTTACGATGAGCAAAGAGGCGATTGAAACAAGGGCCGAAAAATTTGTTCTGGCCCTCGAAACCAAGGGCGTATCCTCCGAAATCATTCCAAGCACCGGTCAGGCCGGCGGTGGATCGCTTCCGGACGCCACATTCGACAGCGCAGCCGTTGCACTCTTTCCGCAGGGAAAAACATCCAGAGAAAAAGAAAAATTCTCCGAACATATTTTTGATTCTCTGTTACGCCTCGATCATCCGGTACTGGGCGTACTCAGGGAAGGCAGGGTTATTCTTGATATGTTGACGGTTGGTGATGATGAAATCGAGTACATTGCCGGGGCACTCACATCGGTTGTTCAGGAAGCCGGAAGGTTGTTAGCATGCCAAAACATCTGATTATGGGAACCGCCGGTCATATCGACCATGGAAAAACGGCCCTTGTCAGGGTTCTGACCGGCATTGAATGTGATACGCATAAAGATGAAAAACGTCGTGGAATAACAATCAATCTGGGTTTTGCTCATCTCGATTTGGCAAACGGCGACTCTGTCGGCATTGTCGATGTACCCGGGCACAAGAATTTTGTGCATACAATGGTAAGTGGCGCATGCGGTATCGATTTTGCGCTCATGGTGGTTGCTGCCGACAGTGGTATCATGCCTCAAACCAGAGAGCATCTTCAGATAATGGAAGTTCTCGGAATATCAAAAGGCCTGATTGCCTTGACAAAGATTGATCTGGTGGATGAAGAGGTGTATGAACTGGCAAAAGAGGAGGTGTCGGAATTTGTGGAAGGCACTTTTCTCGCCAATGCGCCTGTTATCGGTGTTTCGTCGAAAACCGGTAAGGGAATCGATGAGATCAAAGAAGGTATCGAAACCATAGCAGCAACAATACACGAACGGCTGGCCGGTGAGATTTTCCGGATGTTTATCGACCGGATTTTTACGGTGAGCGGTTTCGGTACGGTCGTTACCGGTTCGGCGTTAAGCGGCATTATTCACAGGGAAAGCAAAGCATATTTAGTTCCAGGAGAAAAGGAGCTCCGTGTTCGAAGAATCGAACGGCATGAGCAGGAAGTCGAGTCTGCCCGTGCCGGTGACCGTGCATCATTAAATCTTGTAGGATTAAATCGAGAAGAATTTCAGCGGGGGATGGTTATTTCCGATCGCCCCTTGCGTCCTACGATGCTTCTTGATGTCAAGTTGCGACTTTTTGAGTTCAGCCGGCTCTTCAATCTCTGGACTCATTCGATCTTTATCCTGGGGACCTACGAGAGCCAGGTACGCATTCATCTTATTGACAAAGACAATATGCGGGGCGGTGATACGGCACTGGCCCAGGTTCATCTTCCAGAGCCCTGTATCGCACGGGCCGGAGACCGGTTTGTTATCCGGAGTACCTCAAGCGACATAACGCTGGGTGGGGGGGAAGTAATCGATTCTGCACCGTTGCACCACAAACGGCGGCCGCAGAAACTGCTGGACGCAATCGGTCGTATCGCGGAAGGGAAACTCCCCGAACTTGTTGCCGCCGAGGTAAATAAACATGTCGGGCCGGTCGGCAATAAAACAATTGCCGAAGTATTAAATGTCGCTGCCGCCGATGTCGCGGCTATTCTCCTTGACAATCCGCCAGAAACGATCAGTGTTTACGCCGATAATGACACAGTCTATGCTGCGGGGAAAGAAACGCACGTTAAATTCAGAGAAATTGCACTCAGAAAAATCAATGCGTTCCACAAGCATAACCCTATGGAAGATAATGGCTTGTCAACCAATGAGCTTCTGGGTATGATGGGTGTCGATATACGGTCTGAAGGGGAACCCTATGTCAGGTGTATGCTCGAAGACCTGGAAAAGCAGGGATTGCTCAAGAAGGTCCGTCATACCTGGGCACGGAAAGATCATGAGGCAACGATTCCTCCCGAGAGAAGAGACCAGATTAATTTTGTCGAAAATTTCATGAAAAAACCCGGTATGAAGGTTCCGATAGTGAGCGAACTCGAAAAGGAAGCGGAAAAAAGGGGTATTGAAGAGAAATGGCTTCGACAAATTCTGAGATTCCTGGTAAAACAGGAGAAAATCTACTTTACCGAAGGCGTTTATCTTCATGCATCAGTGGTTGATCCATGCAGGGAAAAGCTTCTGAATGCTCTGGTAGATAAACCTGAAGGTGTTACGGTTGCCGAATTTCGGGATATTATTCAGGGCAACAGGAAAATATGTGTTCCCATGATTAATATTTTTGATTCAGAAGGATATACGCAGCGTGAGGATGATAAGAGAGTTATCACGAAGAAGGGAAGGCAATACATTCAGTACAAGGGGAAAAACTGAATGTAAACTCAAAAGGAGGCCTTATAATGAATACAGCGGGATTTTTCAATGATGATTATACCACCTATACAATAACATCAATGTTTCCGCCCCGCCCATGGCGGAATTACCTTTTCAATGATCGATTTCTTATCTGCTGCGATCAGTTCGGTATCGGGGGAAGCTGGGATACGAATCCCGACGGTACTCGTTCGTTCTGTGCGGGCGGCGCCGATAACCGGCTTATCTATATTCGGGATAACAATGATGGCTCCTACTGGGCTGCAAACCGGAATTACAAGCGCGAAAAATGGGAAGTATTTTTCTGTGAAGTCGGTGTGGGATATTCCAATGTAGTCTCAAAGCACAAAGGAATACGTACCTCATTCAAACTCTTTGTGCCCACCGAAGGTCTTGTTGAATGCTGGAGTGTCGAAATTGAAAATACGGGTGATTCAAAAAGGGATATCAGTTTTTATCCCTATATGGAGAGCACCATTCCCGGTATACGAATTCCGGCATGTAATGGTGCTTTTTTTGAGCCGGAAATGAATGCAATATTTCATTATAACAGAAATGTACAGAATAATATTCCTTTTCCAACCATGTTTTTCGCAGCCGAATTTACACCTGATAAGTATGATACCACTAATCGAAGATTCAGGGGTGTTTACGGCTCCAATGCTCATCCCGACACGCTTGAAGGTGATGGACAACTGGCAAGCCTGAACACGTCGTTCGATCATCTTATGGCAGCAGTCATGCAATACGATACCGTTCTGGAACCGGGAGAAAAAAAGACATTCAGATTTGTCGCCGGTCTTGTTGATGACCCCAAAAACGCACCCTCGATTGTCAACGGGAAGCTTTCTGCACACTATTACGAAGAAGAGCTGCAGAGGCTCCACAACAAAAAACAGCGATACCGTGAACGTTTCTGCATATCCACCCCTGATGATGATATCAATGCTTTCGGCAGCGTTTGGCTGAAACAACAGGTCAATCTGGGGAAAACGTTTGGCCGGGTATCAGGACTCAGGTTTCGGGATTCCATGCAGGATATCGCCGCCTATATTCCCCTCGATCCTTCCACGGCCAGGGAGCGGATCCTCCATATTTTAACCAAACAGTATCCAAACGGTAATACGCCCCGTCAGTGGATCCCCTTTGACGAACGGCTTTACCGGGACGGTTCGGCATGGATCGCTGAAACGGTGTGTCAGTATATCAAGGAAACCGGGGAATTTGATTTGCTGAAAGAAGAAATTCCCTATTTAAGGAGCGATGAAAAGGGCTCGGTACTCGACCATATGATGCGGGGACATGAATTCCTCTATAATGAAACGGGTGAACACGGTCTCT is part of the Chitinivibrionales bacterium genome and encodes:
- the ligA gene encoding NAD-dependent DNA ligase LigA, which codes for MSDVKERIAELRRQINTYDAAYYGRGESLISDRDYDALYAELSRLEKENPQYQSPDSPTRRIGNDLTKEFPKVRHSVPMMSIENTYSENEIGEWINRISKLLPGESINLCGELKIDGVAAALRYENGRLQRAITRGDGIVGDDVTPNIKTIRSIPLKVDYTASFEVRGEVFMTFDNFQKLNESIIESGQKPMQNPRNTTAGTLKLQDPREVARRHLSFYAHYLLSENHQKSHFENIRFLSSIGFPVIINSGVLTTTEQVIAFCEGWGRERFDLDFPVDGVVMKVDNFDQQRRLGATAKSPRWVIAYKYQPETAVTRVTGLDSRVGRTGVITPVARLEPVALAGTTIRNATLHNYDETARLDIRVGDAVEIEKGGEIIPKVNKVLTEKRPPDTEPYSPPGRCPSCGSTLDRIEGEVALRCLNSSCPDQIFASLTHFVSRTAMNIDTLGPALIKQLIDNDLVHTPADLYTLQQDRLASLERMGEKSAQNVLEALEKSKSNPVDKLLHGLGIRMVGAQAAKILSRHFDDIRDLYDIPAEKLEAIDGIGPRMAQSIRLYFDRPQNRELIERFREYGLNLKGKPRSQREGPFSGKTFVITGTLERFTREEAKELIEQRAGKASSSVSKKTDYVVVGENAGSKLTKAQQLGVKVLSEDEFLGMLK
- a CDS encoding ABC transporter permease subunit, with translation MRDEIIRRMLISIPQLLIMSFIAFLFIDLAPGDILAKYRFDPRISSETVEKIEEKYHFDDPAIIQFGYWLMRLVRLDLGYSFSREANVSAVIAERFLNTLTLSFFSILLTWLVAVPLGIYAAVRQYSWGDRIMSVISYFGMSLPSFFLALLLMYTVYVGRDLPIISALPMGGMISSNYEQLSWPLKIVDRAAHLILPVIILTIHALAGLQRISRGNMLEELRKQYVITARAKGLPENKVIYKHALRNAINPLITLFGFSFSSLLSGAALVEIIINWPGMGSLMLAAVRAQDTFLVMGSMLMGGVMLILGNLLADILLVVADPRMRK
- a CDS encoding ABC transporter substrate-binding protein, translating into MRFKGFVIITAAALISLVGCGSIKDRKASKVEGIDYMALQKKAETFVPEIGTYGGELIMSTISDPKSFNPITATETSTSEFTQYIYEGLTRIDGVTRMPEPNLAESWEVSEDGLTWIFHIRKGVLWSDSVPFSAYDVEFSFNDLIYNEDINPNSARDILLIEGKKIEVTPLDSHRVKFVLPTPFAPFLRTVNGGVAPILPKHRYEKFVKSGTFSNALGIQTPPDSMVGTGKFLLDSYVSSQKVTFRRNPLYWEKDSAGNRLPYLDRLVYMIVSDQNTELLRFKRGEIDVLAAKGEDYPGLKKEEAKSNYTVFRLGPATGSSFLFFNQNTLTDSETGKPYVDPVKQSWFRNPRFRKAVAHALDKESMIRIVMNGLGYPQWGPMTPSEGYFYNPDVPRQEYDLEKAKKILADEGFKDSDGDGILEDADGNTVEFSFITNSGNNVRVKIAEIIRKDLETLGFKVHFQQMEFNSLVQRIDNRPFNWDAILLGLTGGPEPHFGKNVWHSSGTLHMWFPRQKEPSTEWEATIDTLFVSGVKELDKAQRKAIYDEWQRVAAEKLPLIYTVLNERTVCISNKFKNINPSPNGGVLHNIEKIYIDTEKQ
- a CDS encoding ROK family protein — translated: MKNFAIGIDLGGTNLKGIIMEGDGSFRHLTRVPTGGQEGGTKVLENILTLIEKLLKKEGSSESCIGVGLGTPGFVDDDGTVLGGAENLPGWKGTNIYDPIMQQFGLKTTATNDVTITALAEAKYGAGKGIKNMVCFALGTGIGGGIVINGKVYKGSHGMAGEIGHIMVDPNGLPCTCGHKGCVEQYASATGIVNLAKMLAMKFESDIPSTLKRIALETPESLSAKLVYDYAKDSDPFGQYINEIACEKLAHAIGIIINTLSPDRVILGGGVMKAGHIILDTVARHIPKYCWQQLWELCDLVESELGEDAGAIGAAALAFEEIEVEVHV
- a CDS encoding ABC transporter permease subunit, whose translation is MNVLKDKRITKKFLRHPLAIPGLVILCVLYFIMIFAEFFAPYHYDNANRGNSYVPPGKIHFVHNGEFRIRPFVYPYTYTFNKYYERVYVEDTSRPYPLTLFAEGDEVKLWGIIPLSRHLFGVKGNPSDCRFYLMGGDSVGRDLFSRIIYGARVSLTVGFFGVIITFFLGFLVGGLSGYYGGKVDWVLMRFTECFMLVPGFFLMLALRSAFPITLSSIQVYFLIVIIMSFISWAGFARVIRGMALSISKRDFVTAARAIGASDLSIIFKHILPQTLSYAIVSLTLSIPAYILGESSLSLIGLGIQDPHASWGNLLSAAMNISEIQYHPWILIPGVFIFVSVMAFNFVGDGLRDATDPNR
- the selA gene encoding L-seryl-tRNA(Sec) selenium transferase, whose amino-acid sequence is MNNFIVNSNMNNFRNIPSIDSLLNSSELKETIPEYGRDLVLYAARIVVGELRDTLRAGKNVPSPGSIITRIIDRVRTIASPSLKPVVNATGVILHTNIGRAPLGKAVLEDIAPIVAGYSNVEFDLYKGRRGNRNDHLSGLFSYLTGAEDAIVVNNNAAGLILVLSTFAKNKEVIISRGELIEIGGSFRIPEIMAAGGAKMIEVGTTNRTRLSDYEQALSPETALIFKAHRSNYAVTGFTEEASLTGLASFAHSKGVPFVYDIGSGLLRKPSCGPVEKEPDVSDALAAGVDLVCFSCDKLLGGPQGGVIAGKSELVSVLKKAPLMRALRVGKLTIAALTSACRNYLSDERLLARNPAFTMFTMSKEAIETRAEKFVLALETKGVSSEIIPSTGQAGGGSLPDATFDSAAVALFPQGKTSREKEKFSEHIFDSLLRLDHPVLGVLREGRVILDMLTVGDDEIEYIAGALTSVVQEAGRLLACQNI